In the genome of Streptomyces sp. 846.5, the window GGCGGGGACGGGACGGTGAACGAGATCGTCAACGGACTGCTCGCGGACGGACCCTCCGAACACCTGCCCAGACTCGCCGTGGTGCCCGGCGGCAGTACCAATGTCTTCGCCCGCGCCCTGGGTCTGCCCAATGACCCGGTGGAGGCGACCGGAATACTCCTGGACGCCCTCTCCTCGAAACGGGAGCGGACCGTCGGCCTCGGCCGGGCGGTTACCCCGGGCCTTCCGGAGCGCTGGTTCACCTTCACCGCCGGCTTCGGATTCGACGCCGGCGTGGTCGGCCGGGTCGAGCAGCACCGCCGCAGCGGCAAGCGATCCACTCACGCGCTTTACATCAACCAGGCGGTACGCCACTACCTCGGTGAGCGCGAACACCGCAGGGCGGGCCCGATCACTCTCCGCATCCCCGGCGCGGAACCGGTCGAGGGGCTGGTGGTGTCCATAGTGGCGAACACCTCTCCCTGGACCTTCCTGGGCAACCGCCCGGTCTACGCCTCGCCCGAGGCGACGTTCGACACGGATCTGGACCTCTTCGGGATGACGAAGATGTCGCTGTTGCAGACCCTTCGAACGATCCCCCAGCTCCTGGACGGTTCCGGGAAGGGTCCGCGGGGCAAACACGTGGTCGCTTACCACGACCTCCGGGAATTCACCTTGCATTCGCAGGAAACGATGCCATTTCAGGTCGACGGAGACCACCTTGGAGAGCGGAACCAAGTCAGCTTCTCAGGCGTACGTCGCGCACTGCGTGTGATTGTGTGATCAGAAGGGCCTTGTGCCCTTCTTCTCGAACGCGTGGCCCGCTTCACTCCATAGAAGTACAGGGTGTGACCTAGCAGACACCGACGAATCAAAAATTCCTTCTCGATAGGGGTTGTATCCGGAGTCGAGGTTTGCGAACCTTTACATGGCGATCGGGACGGACCGTTACCGGAGACCCGCCTGATTCGCCCGAATCCACTGCAACGTCGCAGGCACCCGCACGCCGACCCACCCGTTGGCCGCGCACCTGCCACAGGGTTCGTGAAAGCGTTCACATTCACAAGCCACCGATGAG includes:
- a CDS encoding diacylglycerol kinase family protein; translated protein: MRALLVVNPKATTTSGRTKDVLARALASDLKLEVVATEYRGHARDLARDAAASGNVDLVVSLGGDGTVNEIVNGLLADGPSEHLPRLAVVPGGSTNVFARALGLPNDPVEATGILLDALSSKRERTVGLGRAVTPGLPERWFTFTAGFGFDAGVVGRVEQHRRSGKRSTHALYINQAVRHYLGEREHRRAGPITLRIPGAEPVEGLVVSIVANTSPWTFLGNRPVYASPEATFDTDLDLFGMTKMSLLQTLRTIPQLLDGSGKGPRGKHVVAYHDLREFTLHSQETMPFQVDGDHLGERNQVSFSGVRRALRVIV